One window from the genome of Haloprofundus halobius encodes:
- a CDS encoding aromatic ring-hydroxylating oxygenase subunit alpha produces MTRWNDGTDEISAVSPDITDETNALPAKYFTDPDVWELEKEKVFSRYWVYAGHANSIPEPGDFFTRTVGDKQVIVVRARDGEVRAYFNVCAHRGSKMVDDTPMTDPGNMGRIRCPYHLWTYDLDGTLSSTPKSFEEASLNPDLEDDDVRKLDAERNGLMEVTTDSIGPLVFLNFDDDPMPLEEQTGKMKRELETLPLDEYVLARRIVSEVECNWKTFGGNYSECDHCEANHQDWIRGIQLDESELEVNDYHWVLHYTHEEDVDDEMRIHEEHEAKFYYLWPNFTVNMYGTADGYGTYIIDPIDEGRFNLVADYYFREADLSAEEQEFIRTSRQLQEEDFELVERQYAGMKMGAIGQAQLGPNEHTLHKFHRLAQEAYNA; encoded by the coding sequence ATGACACGGTGGAACGACGGCACCGACGAGATCAGCGCGGTCAGTCCGGACATCACCGACGAAACGAACGCCCTGCCGGCGAAGTACTTCACCGACCCCGACGTCTGGGAGCTGGAGAAGGAGAAGGTGTTCTCGCGGTACTGGGTGTACGCTGGGCACGCGAACAGTATCCCGGAGCCTGGCGACTTCTTCACCCGAACGGTGGGGGACAAGCAGGTCATCGTCGTCCGCGCCCGCGACGGCGAAGTACGGGCGTACTTCAACGTCTGCGCGCACCGGGGATCGAAGATGGTCGACGACACCCCGATGACCGATCCGGGAAACATGGGTCGCATCCGGTGTCCGTACCACCTCTGGACGTACGACCTCGACGGGACCCTCTCGAGTACGCCGAAGAGCTTCGAGGAGGCGAGTCTGAATCCGGACCTCGAAGACGACGACGTCCGGAAACTCGACGCCGAGAGGAACGGCCTGATGGAGGTAACGACGGACAGCATCGGCCCGCTCGTCTTCCTGAACTTCGACGACGACCCGATGCCGCTGGAGGAGCAGACGGGGAAGATGAAGCGGGAGCTCGAAACGCTGCCGCTCGATGAGTACGTCCTCGCCCGTCGTATCGTCTCCGAGGTCGAGTGCAACTGGAAGACCTTCGGCGGAAACTACTCGGAGTGCGACCACTGCGAGGCGAACCACCAGGATTGGATCCGTGGTATCCAGCTCGACGAGTCCGAACTCGAAGTCAACGACTACCACTGGGTGCTCCACTACACCCACGAGGAGGACGTCGACGACGAGATGCGCATCCACGAGGAGCACGAGGCCAAGTTCTACTACCTCTGGCCGAACTTCACAGTCAACATGTACGGGACCGCCGACGGCTACGGCACCTACATCATCGACCCCATCGACGAGGGACGGTTCAACCTCGTGGCCGACTACTACTTCAGGGAGGCCGACCTCTCCGCCGAGGAGCAGGAGTTCATCCGGACGAGCAGGCAGCTCCAGGAGGAGGACTTCGAGCTCGTCGAGCGGCAGTACGCGGGAATGAAGATGGGTGCGATCGGCCAGGCACAGCTCGGCCCGAACGAGCACACCCTCCACAAGTTCCACAGGCTCGCCCAAGAGGCGTACAACGCGTAG
- a CDS encoding RDD family protein encodes MTETDLRLFGSIHADRRGKVAAELAEFADGVDALFVEMPATNVTYGTYLRAFCRTPLVGLGLVLAMLVHYPVYALLQRSPHSVERLAVAELVEEWGVNVHGVDDDHPVVFLADAGPKWILPNWTALAALLVYDRSGALATVALLVGAFAGLQLVALYATRLWAVVTLPLCLLVLHELVLGPRASTAAVGVVAVGFLSLVLVGIDTRNETMVDRIAEVSADRGYEDVCLTTGNAHLSGLLDSDDVDVRVSKVHTSKWLRRSAETVENPEPTGASGPETVGDVGTEQHVLGARIGAAVVDGVVTLVVGFVLFVGMGLAVSGLSESAFLSRMMAGVGIMSGFVVTPTLAAVLYGYVAEHRYGRTLGKRLFGLVVVGTDGTRCTRRAAALRNLLRPVDFVFLYTVGFVTMLATPRRQRLGDLVAGTTVVRAAETSVPVRSPTRRKTVRSRPESGSD; translated from the coding sequence ATGACCGAAACGGACCTCCGACTGTTCGGTTCGATACACGCCGACAGACGCGGCAAGGTCGCCGCCGAACTCGCCGAGTTCGCCGACGGCGTCGACGCGCTGTTCGTGGAGATGCCCGCGACGAACGTGACGTACGGTACGTATCTTCGGGCGTTCTGTCGCACGCCACTCGTCGGTCTCGGACTCGTGCTCGCGATGCTCGTTCACTACCCTGTGTACGCCCTCCTCCAGCGCAGTCCGCACAGCGTGGAGCGACTGGCCGTCGCGGAACTCGTCGAGGAGTGGGGCGTGAACGTTCACGGCGTCGACGACGACCATCCGGTCGTCTTCCTCGCCGACGCCGGGCCGAAGTGGATACTGCCCAACTGGACGGCGCTCGCGGCGCTGTTGGTCTACGACCGCTCCGGAGCCCTCGCCACAGTCGCGCTGCTCGTCGGTGCGTTCGCCGGTCTCCAGTTGGTCGCACTCTACGCCACCCGCCTCTGGGCGGTGGTGACGCTCCCGCTGTGTCTGCTGGTTCTCCACGAACTCGTCCTCGGACCGAGGGCTTCGACGGCCGCCGTCGGCGTCGTCGCCGTCGGATTTCTGTCGCTCGTGCTCGTCGGTATCGACACCCGAAACGAGACGATGGTCGACCGCATCGCCGAGGTGTCGGCCGATCGTGGCTACGAAGACGTCTGTCTCACGACCGGAAACGCACACCTCTCGGGGTTGCTCGACTCCGACGACGTCGACGTTCGCGTCTCGAAGGTGCACACCTCGAAGTGGCTTCGCCGGTCGGCGGAGACAGTCGAGAATCCCGAGCCGACGGGAGCGTCCGGTCCCGAAACCGTCGGAGACGTCGGGACCGAACAGCACGTCCTCGGCGCTCGAATCGGCGCGGCAGTCGTCGACGGCGTCGTCACGCTCGTGGTTGGGTTCGTGTTATTCGTGGGAATGGGTCTCGCTGTGTCGGGCCTCTCCGAATCAGCGTTTCTGAGTCGGATGATGGCGGGCGTGGGTATCATGAGCGGGTTCGTCGTCACACCGACGCTCGCGGCGGTGCTGTACGGCTACGTCGCCGAACACCGGTACGGTCGGACTCTCGGAAAGCGACTGTTCGGCCTCGTCGTCGTCGGCACGGACGGGACCCGCTGTACTCGCCGCGCCGCGGCGCTTCGGAACCTGCTTCGGCCCGTCGACTTCGTCTTCCTCTATACGGTGGGCTTCGTGACGATGCTCGCCACGCCGCGGCGGCAACGACTCGGTGACCTCGTCGCGGGAACGACGGTGGTCCGCGCAGCCGAGACGAGCGTCCCAGTTCGGTCGCCGACGAGGCGGAAGACGGTTCGCTCCCGACCCGAGAGCGGTTCCGACTGA
- a CDS encoding DUF7350 domain-containing protein produces MRRRSFLAAAGVGFAGSLAGCTNLFETTASREPPVVENRPEASYIPTHQEGMEMVGMAEAGDLKVGVMYSYPHRFWEVQGQQAERIDVGRNDAIHLMVSVWDAETGVVVPSTGVTVETSDGDGHREEEVVYEMLSQRMGFHYGDNWPLPGDGTYTVRVDVGGANIRRFGELEGKFAEPASAELEFEYSERERNDIPYTTLEERQGNPGSLPVMEMQMEMDTQDGSGMNMDNESEMDNESEMGNESGMHGDSGTNGGMAMPVGKAPAPDSLPGESFGNETSGDAVFVANAVPGGRFGDQPYLLVSPRTPYNGLVIPSMGLTATLDGDEFELEPALDPDVGFHYGANVEGLSSDDELELVVDTPPQAARHEGYETAFLEMPPMTF; encoded by the coding sequence ATGAGACGACGGAGCTTTCTCGCCGCGGCCGGCGTCGGGTTCGCGGGCTCGCTCGCCGGTTGTACGAACCTCTTCGAGACGACGGCGAGTCGCGAACCGCCGGTCGTCGAGAACCGCCCGGAGGCCTCCTACATCCCGACCCATCAGGAGGGCATGGAGATGGTCGGGATGGCGGAGGCGGGCGATCTCAAAGTCGGCGTGATGTACAGCTACCCACACCGATTCTGGGAGGTGCAGGGTCAGCAAGCCGAGCGCATCGACGTCGGTCGCAACGACGCCATCCACTTGATGGTGAGCGTCTGGGACGCCGAGACAGGCGTCGTCGTCCCGAGCACGGGCGTCACCGTCGAGACGAGCGACGGCGACGGCCACCGCGAGGAGGAGGTCGTCTACGAGATGCTCTCCCAGCGGATGGGCTTTCACTACGGCGACAACTGGCCGCTGCCCGGTGACGGCACCTACACCGTCCGCGTCGACGTCGGCGGCGCGAACATCCGCCGGTTCGGCGAGTTAGAGGGGAAGTTCGCAGAGCCCGCGAGCGCCGAACTGGAGTTCGAGTACAGCGAGCGCGAGCGAAACGACATCCCGTACACGACGCTCGAAGAGAGGCAGGGGAATCCCGGTTCCCTCCCCGTGATGGAGATGCAGATGGAGATGGACACACAGGACGGTTCGGGCATGAACATGGACAACGAGTCGGAGATGGACAACGAGTCGGAGATGGGGAACGAATCTGGGATGCACGGCGACAGCGGCACGAACGGTGGTATGGCCATGCCCGTCGGCAAGGCGCCCGCTCCCGACTCGCTTCCGGGTGAGTCGTTCGGCAACGAGACAAGCGGCGACGCAGTCTTCGTCGCCAACGCGGTTCCCGGCGGTCGGTTCGGCGACCAGCCCTACCTGCTCGTCTCGCCGCGGACGCCGTACAACGGCCTCGTGATTCCGAGTATGGGCCTCACGGCGACCCTCGACGGCGACGAGTTCGAACTCGAACCGGCGCTGGACCCGGACGTCGGTTTCCACTACGGCGCGAACGTCGAGGGGTTGTCGTCGGACGACGAGCTCGAACTCGTCGTCGACACGCCGCCGCAGGCGGCACGACACGAAGGGTACGAGACGGCGTTTCTCGAAATGCCGCCGATGACGTTCTGA
- a CDS encoding RDD family protein, with protein MTSKSTNELDLRLFGAIHADRRGKVADELDEFAEGVDALFVEYPVDGIEIRDVAAMLLRVPIAGLSILLMTLVHFPLYALCQRHRLPAEALAVREKSDAWNVPVYSVDDHPVTIMAEADWGWTLPNWVGLVALAALMPGATVTVTSALVFSWLLLTVVGRHATRLFVPFGVVVPPALLVLLVQFASLPYLVVVLVVALTLLFVVYGTLDYRNEVMLDRVESISAEHGYGDICLVTGKAHLSGLLEAGEETTLDVSRMHTSNWLRTSSNTVENPKPTDEEETTPPDGALGTERDVLGARVGAALVDVVVTVVLGAVGFLLIGLAGVVLFARPTARAVLLWGFLVAPASAAVLYGATTEYRYGRTLGKRLTGLVVVGSDGDRCTRRSAVLRNALRPVDFAFCYGLGFVAMLVTERRQRLGDLVADTVIVRAAAADTEADADRPPTGDDAGAMEGREDTDTETKARSWVR; from the coding sequence GTGACATCGAAGTCGACGAACGAACTGGACCTCCGGCTGTTCGGCGCGATACACGCCGATAGACGCGGGAAGGTCGCCGACGAACTCGACGAGTTCGCCGAGGGGGTGGACGCGCTGTTCGTGGAGTATCCGGTGGACGGTATCGAGATTCGTGACGTCGCAGCGATGCTTCTCAGAGTACCCATCGCCGGTCTCTCGATACTGCTCATGACTCTCGTCCACTTCCCGCTGTACGCGCTCTGTCAGCGTCACCGACTCCCCGCAGAGGCGCTCGCGGTCCGAGAGAAGAGCGATGCGTGGAACGTCCCCGTGTACTCCGTCGACGACCATCCCGTGACCATCATGGCCGAAGCCGACTGGGGGTGGACACTCCCCAACTGGGTTGGACTCGTCGCACTGGCGGCGCTGATGCCGGGTGCGACCGTCACCGTCACTAGTGCGCTCGTTTTCTCGTGGCTGCTGCTGACGGTGGTCGGAAGACACGCGACTCGGCTCTTCGTCCCGTTCGGCGTCGTCGTCCCGCCGGCGTTGCTCGTGCTGCTCGTTCAGTTCGCCTCGCTGCCGTATCTGGTCGTGGTCCTCGTCGTCGCGCTGACGCTCCTATTTGTGGTCTACGGGACGCTCGATTACCGGAACGAGGTGATGCTCGACCGAGTCGAGTCCATCTCGGCCGAGCACGGCTACGGAGACATCTGTCTCGTGACGGGCAAAGCGCACCTGTCCGGGTTACTCGAAGCCGGCGAAGAGACGACTCTCGACGTCTCGCGGATGCACACGTCGAATTGGCTTCGCACGTCGTCGAACACCGTCGAGAATCCGAAACCGACGGACGAAGAGGAGACGACACCACCAGACGGTGCCCTCGGAACCGAGAGAGACGTTCTCGGGGCACGGGTCGGCGCGGCGCTCGTCGACGTCGTTGTTACTGTCGTCCTCGGTGCCGTGGGGTTCTTGCTGATCGGTCTGGCCGGGGTCGTTCTCTTCGCCCGCCCGACTGCGAGAGCCGTTCTCCTGTGGGGATTTCTCGTCGCACCGGCGTCGGCCGCCGTTCTCTACGGTGCCACAACCGAGTACAGATACGGACGAACGCTCGGCAAGCGACTGACCGGACTCGTGGTGGTCGGAAGCGACGGTGACCGGTGTACGCGACGCTCGGCAGTACTCAGAAACGCACTTCGACCGGTCGATTTCGCCTTCTGCTACGGCCTCGGCTTCGTGGCGATGCTCGTCACCGAACGCCGACAGCGTCTCGGTGACCTCGTCGCCGACACGGTGATCGTGCGGGCCGCGGCGGCCGACACAGAGGCGGACGCCGACCGACCGCCGACCGGAGACGATGCTGGAGCGATGGAAGGCAGAGAGGACACCGATACCGAAACGAAGGCGCGAAGCTGGGTTCGGTAG
- a CDS encoding MFS transporter yields MDDSARRDRLTLALSVWAVLVSQVLLYPGVADLVQALGGAGDLDAGMWFLVSEYAAFVVFAGLWGALSDATGRRVPLIVAGALGGAACYLLLTLAPVLGVGFGGVLLIRVGAGAFTIGAFSLSMTMLMDLGGGNGRNMGAAGIAIGLGAAVGSVVGGRLSMADPLAPVYGAAALLGLVALLTATVTDRSPGAETSGAGVAGDDADGDGNDERAGAREILRKVVDRPALRVPYAFGFIDRLTAGFFSLVGIYYFRDVFGLDAFGAGLVLAMFFGPFALLQYPMGVLSDRIGRFLPVVVGSILYGFSIIVVGWSPSLPLAAGTMVLVGVFGALVSPATMALVTDIAAENERGAAMGGFNIFGSLGFLTGFLLGGSAAELLGYFEAFVVVGFTEIGIALVASRAVRRLASSGESVAAPVVGEADD; encoded by the coding sequence ATGGACGACTCGGCGCGACGTGACCGGCTCACGCTCGCGCTCTCGGTGTGGGCGGTGTTGGTTTCGCAGGTACTTCTGTATCCGGGCGTCGCCGACCTCGTGCAGGCGCTGGGCGGCGCCGGCGACCTCGACGCTGGCATGTGGTTTCTCGTCTCCGAATACGCGGCGTTCGTCGTCTTCGCCGGGCTCTGGGGCGCGCTCAGCGACGCCACGGGACGACGCGTCCCGCTCATCGTCGCCGGCGCGCTCGGCGGCGCGGCCTGCTACCTCCTGCTCACGCTCGCCCCGGTGCTCGGCGTCGGCTTCGGCGGCGTCCTCCTGATTCGAGTCGGCGCCGGCGCGTTCACCATCGGCGCGTTCTCGCTGTCGATGACGATGCTGATGGACCTCGGCGGCGGCAACGGCCGCAACATGGGCGCGGCGGGCATCGCCATCGGACTCGGCGCAGCCGTCGGCTCCGTCGTCGGCGGTCGACTCTCGATGGCCGACCCGCTCGCGCCGGTGTACGGCGCGGCGGCGCTGCTCGGCCTCGTCGCGCTCCTGACGGCGACGGTGACGGACCGCTCGCCCGGCGCCGAGACGAGCGGCGCTGGTGTCGCTGGCGACGACGCCGACGGGGACGGAAACGACGAACGCGCCGGTGCGCGGGAGATTCTCAGAAAAGTCGTCGACCGACCCGCGTTGCGCGTACCGTACGCGTTCGGCTTTATCGACCGCCTCACCGCTGGATTCTTCTCGCTCGTCGGCATCTACTACTTCCGAGACGTCTTCGGCCTCGACGCGTTCGGCGCGGGACTCGTACTCGCGATGTTCTTCGGACCGTTCGCGCTGCTGCAGTACCCGATGGGCGTCCTCTCGGACCGCATCGGTCGCTTCCTGCCCGTCGTCGTTGGGTCGATTCTCTATGGGTTCTCGATAATCGTCGTCGGATGGTCGCCGTCGCTACCGCTTGCGGCGGGGACGATGGTTCTCGTCGGTGTGTTCGGGGCGTTGGTCTCCCCGGCGACGATGGCGCTGGTCACCGACATCGCCGCCGAAAACGAGCGAGGCGCGGCGATGGGTGGGTTCAACATCTTCGGCAGCCTCGGCTTCCTGACCGGCTTTCTGCTCGGCGGCTCCGCCGCCGAACTACTCGGCTACTTCGAGGCGTTCGTCGTCGTCGGCTTCACCGAAATCGGCATCGCGCTTGTCGCCTCGCGGGCGGTCCGGCGGTTGGCTTCGAGTGGTGAGTCGGTGGCCGCGCCGGTGGTCGGCGAGGCCGACGACTGA
- a CDS encoding SDR family oxidoreductase, producing MILVVGATGELGTAIVRELVDDGHRVRAFVRPASAYEHLVGPNVEFAYGDLRDPLSVDRAVDGVETVVATANAVAPRDGSTFEMVDDEGYRALIEAAERHRVGRFVYVSTPETSLDDEVPSFTYKRMNERRLRESGLTYTVVRSSLFMDSWLALVGSSIPTRGAERSIWDRPFWFTRAFRRLTGRLVERRGRALVPGDGSTRHAFVSVDDVAAFVAACVDNPAAENATIHVGGPELLSWTEVVDAYSEALGRPVRPIYTPVRVYAALQRLATPLSPAAANVFGMERLVASVDTGGDAEAMAEIGAVPETTVAEFLGARVAPEERTEPGHRIRIEDAA from the coding sequence ATGATACTCGTCGTCGGTGCAACGGGTGAGTTAGGAACCGCAATCGTCCGCGAACTGGTCGACGACGGCCACCGGGTGCGGGCGTTCGTCCGTCCGGCGTCGGCGTACGAACATCTCGTCGGCCCGAACGTCGAGTTCGCCTACGGCGACCTGCGCGACCCGCTGAGCGTCGACCGCGCCGTCGATGGCGTCGAAACGGTCGTCGCGACGGCGAACGCGGTCGCCCCGCGCGACGGGTCGACGTTCGAGATGGTCGACGACGAGGGGTACAGGGCGCTCATCGAGGCGGCCGAGCGCCACCGCGTCGGTCGCTTCGTCTACGTCTCCACCCCGGAGACGTCGCTGGACGACGAAGTACCCTCGTTCACCTACAAGCGGATGAACGAACGCCGCCTCCGCGAGAGCGGGCTGACGTATACCGTCGTCCGGTCGTCGCTGTTCATGGACAGTTGGTTGGCGCTCGTGGGGAGTTCGATTCCGACGCGCGGGGCCGAGCGGTCGATTTGGGACCGACCGTTCTGGTTCACCCGTGCGTTCCGCCGCTTGACCGGCCGACTCGTCGAGCGGCGCGGCCGGGCGCTCGTCCCCGGCGACGGGTCGACGCGCCACGCATTCGTCTCCGTCGACGACGTCGCCGCGTTCGTCGCTGCCTGCGTCGACAACCCCGCCGCCGAGAACGCGACGATACACGTCGGCGGTCCCGAACTCCTGTCGTGGACCGAAGTGGTCGACGCCTACAGCGAGGCGCTAGGCCGGCCGGTTCGCCCCATCTACACCCCGGTTCGGGTGTACGCGGCGCTGCAGCGACTGGCGACCCCGCTCTCTCCGGCGGCAGCGAACGTCTTCGGTATGGAACGCCTCGTCGCCAGCGTCGACACCGGCGGCGACGCCGAAGCGATGGCCGAAATCGGCGCCGTTCCGGAGACGACAGTCGCCGAGTTTCTCGGCGCTCGCGTCGCCCCCGAGGAGCGAACGGAACCGGGGCACAGAATCAGAATCGAGGACGCGGCGTAA
- a CDS encoding helix-turn-helix domain-containing protein: MSLIAIASVSHPDLALVPTIRAVRDVSVQVVPHSTTDSETGMFFFLVEAEDGEFGEFDSALEADDTVSESLLIAESNATRIYRLRHTDGAILLSPETTKVGGLMLEAKSDEQGWTVRLHLPDREALAELWEFCGDRGISFELYRLFRQDEWTVGGPTGVTDAQREALVAAYEDGYFEEPRETSLEDLAAELDISPTAMGGRLRRGTGKLIESTLVDE; encoded by the coding sequence ATGAGTCTGATCGCAATCGCTTCCGTCTCCCATCCCGACCTCGCGCTGGTGCCGACGATTCGAGCGGTGAGAGACGTTTCGGTCCAGGTCGTCCCCCACTCGACGACCGATTCCGAGACGGGGATGTTCTTCTTCCTCGTCGAGGCCGAAGACGGGGAGTTCGGCGAATTCGACTCGGCGCTGGAGGCGGACGATACCGTCTCGGAGTCGCTCCTGATAGCCGAGTCGAACGCCACGCGGATCTACCGACTCCGTCACACGGACGGGGCGATTCTGCTCTCGCCGGAGACGACGAAAGTCGGCGGTCTGATGCTCGAAGCCAAGAGCGACGAGCAGGGGTGGACCGTGCGCCTCCACCTCCCCGACCGCGAAGCGCTCGCCGAGCTGTGGGAGTTCTGCGGGGACCGCGGCATCTCGTTCGAACTCTACCGGCTCTTCCGGCAGGACGAGTGGACCGTCGGCGGGCCGACGGGAGTGACCGACGCGCAGAGAGAGGCGCTGGTCGCCGCGTACGAGGACGGGTACTTCGAGGAGCCCCGCGAAACGTCGCTCGAAGACCTCGCCGCGGAACTCGACATCTCTCCGACCGCTATGGGGGGCCGGCTCCGCCGGGGCACGGGAAAACTCATCGAGTCGACGCTCGTCGACGAGTGA
- a CDS encoding winged helix-turn-helix transcriptional regulator: MSATRNRIAVHVRHNPGVHFNELVRALDLAPGQVQYHLRRLGRDERVAETHLYGKTHYYPATFDEWERGVLALVRRETARDVLGVLLERGEARPADVADEVGIARSTLAWHTKRLEAQSVVEKRYDSRGRVTLALARPEATARLLASVSPSLPERFVDRFTRLVDGLLEQ; this comes from the coding sequence ATGAGCGCGACCCGCAACCGCATCGCGGTGCACGTCCGCCACAATCCGGGCGTCCACTTCAACGAACTCGTCCGGGCGCTCGACCTCGCGCCCGGACAGGTCCAGTACCACCTCCGCCGACTCGGCCGCGACGAACGGGTCGCGGAGACGCACCTGTACGGGAAGACGCACTACTACCCGGCGACGTTCGACGAGTGGGAACGCGGCGTGTTGGCACTAGTACGCCGGGAGACGGCACGCGACGTGCTCGGGGTGCTCCTCGAACGCGGCGAAGCGAGGCCCGCCGACGTCGCTGACGAGGTGGGTATCGCCAGGAGCACGCTCGCGTGGCACACGAAGCGGCTCGAAGCGCAGTCGGTCGTCGAGAAGCGCTACGATAGCCGTGGTCGCGTGACGCTCGCGCTGGCGCGCCCGGAGGCGACCGCTCGCCTCCTCGCGTCGGTGTCGCCGTCGCTGCCCGAGCGCTTCGTCGACCGCTTCACGCGACTCGTCGACGGCCTCCTCGAACAGTAG
- a CDS encoding aldo/keto reductase: MEYTTLGDTGMTVSRICLGCMSFGTSDWREWVLDEEAGLELVDRAIELGINFFDTANMYSNGESERILGKALEGRRDEAVVATKGYFPMDEDDPNSGGLSRKAIEQQLDASLDRLGMDTIDLYQTHRFDYDTPIDQTVAALDDAVRREKIRYFGASSMWAHQFSEALYASDLLGYDRFVTMQNHYNLLYREEEREMLPLCEKENVGVIPWSPLARGWLARPHEEARSTKRGETDSLAHGHPYLEGGGREINERVQELADEKGVKMAQIGLAWLFHKEWVDAPIVGTTSVEHLEDAVEALDIDLSSSDMEYLEAPYQPVRVSGHE, from the coding sequence ATGGAGTACACCACCCTCGGCGATACGGGGATGACCGTCTCTCGAATCTGTCTCGGCTGCATGAGCTTCGGCACGAGCGACTGGCGCGAGTGGGTGTTGGACGAGGAGGCAGGGTTGGAACTCGTCGACCGAGCGATAGAACTGGGAATCAACTTCTTCGACACCGCGAACATGTACTCGAACGGCGAGTCCGAGCGCATCCTCGGCAAGGCGCTGGAGGGCCGACGCGACGAGGCCGTCGTCGCTACGAAGGGCTACTTCCCGATGGACGAGGACGACCCCAACTCGGGGGGCCTGTCGCGCAAAGCCATCGAGCAGCAACTCGACGCGTCGCTCGACAGACTCGGGATGGACACCATCGACCTCTACCAGACCCACCGCTTCGACTACGACACGCCCATCGACCAGACGGTCGCGGCGCTCGACGACGCGGTTAGACGAGAGAAGATTCGCTACTTCGGCGCGAGTTCGATGTGGGCCCACCAGTTCTCCGAAGCCTTGTACGCCAGCGACCTGCTCGGCTACGACCGCTTCGTGACGATGCAAAACCATTACAACCTGCTCTACCGCGAGGAGGAGCGCGAGATGCTGCCGCTCTGCGAGAAGGAGAACGTCGGCGTCATCCCGTGGTCGCCGCTCGCGCGCGGGTGGCTCGCTCGCCCGCACGAGGAGGCCCGCTCCACGAAGCGCGGCGAGACGGACAGCCTCGCGCACGGTCACCCGTATCTGGAGGGCGGCGGCCGCGAAATCAACGAGCGCGTGCAGGAACTGGCCGACGAGAAGGGTGTGAAGATGGCCCAAATCGGGCTGGCGTGGCTGTTCCACAAGGAGTGGGTCGACGCGCCCATCGTCGGCACGACGAGCGTCGAACACCTCGAAGACGCCGTGGAGGCGCTCGACATCGACCTGAGTTCCAGCGATATGGAGTACCTCGAGGCGCCGTACCAGCCGGTTCGCGTCTCGGGCCACGAGTAG
- a CDS encoding DUF7471 family protein gives MHTFSAHAAPTMSAPEVAAVVLAGFGSTLIVAVGLIALLRRQSRSHALVVLALAALLARSGVAVLTIGGVVPFDFHHAIEHALDFVMVALVIAAVYYARSIERAAPTGERR, from the coding sequence ATGCACACGTTCTCAGCACACGCCGCGCCGACGATGAGCGCCCCGGAGGTGGCCGCCGTCGTGTTGGCGGGGTTCGGCTCGACGCTCATCGTCGCCGTCGGCCTCATCGCGCTGCTGCGCCGACAGTCGCGCTCGCACGCACTCGTCGTGCTGGCGCTCGCTGCGCTTCTGGCCCGGAGCGGCGTCGCCGTGCTCACCATCGGCGGCGTCGTCCCGTTCGACTTCCACCACGCCATCGAACACGCGCTGGACTTCGTGATGGTCGCGCTCGTCATCGCGGCGGTGTACTACGCGCGGAGTATCGAGCGGGCCGCACCCACGGGTGAGAGACGATGA